The Tardibacter chloracetimidivorans region CGACAATGCCCTGCCCCTTCAGTTGAACGTGCTCGAGCTGTCTTCGATCGATGAGATGGTCAAAAATGTTCTCGATTGGCAAGGGCGAATCGACATATTGATCAACGCTGCGGGTGTCTGGGGTATGGAGAATATTCTCGACGTGACCCCGGATGAGTTCGATCGGATCATCGGCATCAACCTCAAAGGCCTAGTGTTCACCACGGCCGCCGTCGCGCGTCAAATGGCTAGCAATGGTGGAGGAGCGATAGTCAATTTTGCTTCTGCTGCAGCTCGCCGCGGAGCGGCGGGATCAGCGATCTATTCCGCAAGCAAGGCTGGCGTCATGAGCGTAACCCAGGCCGCGGCTCAGGAGTTGTCCGCAAGTGGCATAAGGGTCAATGCGATCGCACCCGGTGCGGTGCAGACCTCCATGTGGGACGCGGTGAAGATCGCCTATTCTAGCTCCACCGTCGATGGCGAGCCGATCGACATGGAAACTGTGCAAAGCTCCTCCACCCCGGCCGGCCGGCTCGCCAACGCTGAAGATTGTGTCGGCACCGTTCTCTTCCTTGCCTCCGAGGAAAGTGCCTTTGTGGTAGGGCAGACCGTCAATGTGGATGGCGGCCTCTACATGAACTGAAGACATGTCGCACCTATCCAGCAGAGAGATCACCATGTCATCCCGCGTACTGCATCTGAAAGGGGCATCGAATTTCCGCGATCTGGGGGGCTATCCAACAAGCTCGGGTCGGGAAACGAGTTGGAGAAGCATTTTTCGCTCGGCCAAGCTATCCACTCTGCACGATGATGATCTGCAGATTATCAGCGAATGCAACATACGCTCGGTTGTGGATCTGCGCACGATTGCCGAACAGACCGCCCATCCATCGCGCTGGCGTAAGCCGCCCGATACGATCTACACTTCAGCCAAAACTAATAATGACGAAGTGATCGATCTTTTCGTCCGCGGCATTGGTTCGGAAGGCGAGGCGGTCGATCGCATGCGAGCATTCTATGCCGATCTGCCCTTTCGCTATCGAGATGAGTTTGCAGCCCTCTTCTCCCTTCTTGACAGGCAGGACGGAGCTACCTTGATACACTGCACAGCAGGCAAGGATCGGACAGGTGTCGCTTGCGCGCTGGTGCTTAGCGCACTGGGAGTGCACAAAAGCGCGTTGGTCGAAGATTATGCGTTGACCGAGACGCTGTTGGAGATGGCCGAGTTGGCCCGCACTCCTGCTGAGCACATCGGCGGCGCAAATGAGCACGGCGTTCTCGAAAGTCTGCCGCCTGCGGCACGAA contains the following coding sequences:
- a CDS encoding glucose 1-dehydrogenase; protein product: MKIKVGIVAGRLRDKVSIVTGGAGGIGFAIAKRFVEEGSFVVIADVSIERCNEACKTLGDNALPLQLNVLELSSIDEMVKNVLDWQGRIDILINAAGVWGMENILDVTPDEFDRIIGINLKGLVFTTAAVARQMASNGGGAIVNFASAAARRGAAGSAIYSASKAGVMSVTQAAAQELSASGIRVNAIAPGAVQTSMWDAVKIAYSSSTVDGEPIDMETVQSSSTPAGRLANAEDCVGTVLFLASEESAFVVGQTVNVDGGLYMN
- a CDS encoding tyrosine-protein phosphatase encodes the protein MSSRVLHLKGASNFRDLGGYPTSSGRETSWRSIFRSAKLSTLHDDDLQIISECNIRSVVDLRTIAEQTAHPSRWRKPPDTIYTSAKTNNDEVIDLFVRGIGSEGEAVDRMRAFYADLPFRYRDEFAALFSLLDRQDGATLIHCTAGKDRTGVACALVLSALGVHKSALVEDYALTETLLEMAELARTPAEHIGGANEHGVLESLPPAARRILWGSDPSFIGAAFESLERHFGSVDSYLEKALLVDKDMRARLQDRYTADIQRSH